One window of the Candidatus Afararchaeum irisae genome contains the following:
- a CDS encoding ABC transporter ATP-binding protein, whose amino-acid sequence MSDPAIEVSGLRKEYDETTAIDRLDLTVEEETVFGFLGSNGAGKTTTIEILSTLRQPTSGEVRIQGHDVSNRSEVVPLIGYLPEEPPVYDELTGREQLSYVAGLRDFGDESHIDDLARRFDLKGDLDKRVSAYSKGMKQKLSLIQAVMHRPDVLFLDEPTGGLDPRAARTVRDFIGEIADSETTVFLSTHILPVVEEIADEVGVLYEGTLVAKGSPDDLKRRVRDEGTDTGGTTLEEVFLDLTRSRDTGTGSQNG is encoded by the coding sequence ATGTCAGATCCGGCTATCGAGGTATCGGGACTCCGGAAGGAGTACGACGAGACTACTGCTATCGACCGACTCGACCTTACCGTAGAGGAAGAGACTGTCTTCGGATTTCTCGGCTCGAACGGAGCGGGAAAGACGACTACGATAGAGATTCTCTCAACTCTTCGTCAGCCGACCTCGGGCGAGGTACGTATCCAAGGGCACGACGTCTCTAACCGATCCGAGGTAGTTCCACTGATCGGCTATCTCCCCGAGGAGCCTCCTGTCTACGACGAACTCACGGGACGCGAACAGCTTTCGTACGTAGCGGGTCTCAGGGACTTCGGAGACGAGTCCCACATCGATGACCTGGCACGTAGGTTCGATCTCAAAGGAGACCTCGACAAGAGGGTCTCAGCCTACTCGAAGGGGATGAAACAGAAGCTGAGCCTGATACAGGCTGTGATGCACAGACCCGATGTACTCTTTCTCGACGAGCCCACGGGCGGACTTGATCCCAGAGCCGCACGGACTGTGCGTGACTTCATAGGAGAGATCGCAGACTCCGAGACGACGGTCTTTCTGTCGACCCATATACTCCCGGTAGTCGAGGAGATCGCCGACGAGGTCGGCGTTCTGTACGAAGGAACTCTTGTGGCTAAGGGATCTCCCGACGACCTAAAACGCCGTGTCCGTGACGAGGGAACCGACACCGGCGGTACGACACTCGAAGAGGTCTTCCTCGACCTGACCAGATCCAGAGACACCGGCACGGGGAGTCAGAATGGTTAA